Genomic segment of Leptospiraceae bacterium:
GTAGGACCATATGATGATGAGAAGTTAGGATTTTACAAAGTAGCAAAGTATTACTACTACCCAGGTTGGTGGGAACCGAGTGCGAATTTGAGTTATCTCATCAATCTCGATGCATGGAAAGAGCTTCCAGAAATCTATCAATCAGTGATCCAAGTAGCAACTACTATAGCAAATCAAGACATGCAAGCAAAGTTTGATTATCTAAACCCTACTTCTTTAAAAAGAATTTTAGAAAAAGGGGTAGTTTTAAGAAAATTTTCCGATGAAATCCTAAACGAAGCCTATAAGATCACAAAAGAAATTATGGAAGAAACAGCAAAAGAAAATCCAAGCTACAAAAAAGTATATGAATCATGGAAAAAATTTCAAACCCTTACGAAAGACTGGTTAAAATTGGCTGAACTTACCTTTGAGAGTTTTAATTATCAAAAGAGCTGATTCTTTTTTTGGTG
This window contains:
- a CDS encoding ABC transporter substrate-binding protein, encoding VGPYDDEKLGFYKVAKYYYYPGWWEPSANLSYLINLDAWKELPEIYQSVIQVATTIANQDMQAKFDYLNPTSLKRILEKGVVLRKFSDEILNEAYKITKEIMEETAKENPSYKKVYESWKKFQTLTKDWLKLAELTFESFNYQKS